The DNA window GAAAAGAAATTCCGGATCGAAATTTCCGCATATGAAATCGAATTGGCAAACGCGAATACGATCGTAACACAAGCGGAAGCCGCCGGTTATGAAACGAGAAGACAATATTTCAATCCGATGATCCGGTCCGAAGCGGAGTTCAATCTATTTCGAATCGTGGAAGCGAGCGAAAACTGGAGGTTCTTTCTCGGTTTAGGAATTCGGAATATTAATAAATACAAATACGGCTATTATCTTCGCGAAGGGGCTTATCAGGAATATTTTTACACGTACGGACCGCAAGCCGCGTTTCGAACCGATTATCGGATCGCGGAACGATTCTTTCTAAGTTTCGCGTTCGATCTTTTTTATACCGAAGGAAACCGCTTTTACAAACCGACAACCACGACCTTGGATTCGATCGTCGTTTCCAGCGGAAGTTCCGGAGTTCGCGGAATCTATCGAGGAAGCGAAATCGACGTTTCGATCGCGTATCAAATTTCGGAATCGTTTAAATTCTACGTAGGTTACAGCTATATCGATTCTTATTTTAGCTATTATGGATTCAATCAAACGGATCTGAGTTTCGGGAATTCCCAAAATTCTCCGTTTCAAACGGGAACGAACGGCGCTTTTCAGATCGAGAATGGATTACGAATTTCTCATACGATTCATTCGGGAAGTTTCGATCGTTTGCGCGGCGCGTATTTGGGGCTTTCGGTGAATTTTTGAGAAGCGTATCAATTACGTCCTTTCGCATTTTGTCCTTCCTTCTCTTTCTTAAGTTTCGAAGAGAAGGAAGAATTTTAGAATTTAATTACATGCGCCTGAGGCGATTGTTCCTCCTGCATAGTAGACGAGTGTAGCGTTATTGTAGTTTACTATGTCTGCGCCGTAGCCGGAATAACCCGTTTGAGTCGTAGGGGGCATGTGATCCCAAGCGTTGCTCAGAGCATACAATGTTTGTCCGCTCACACCGGCTCCCAACTCTAAGTCTTGGTGAATATTGCAGGAGAATGTATTTCCACCGACGCTTCCCGTCGTTCCTTGTCCCAAATCCAGATTTATGTAAACGCTCTTTATTCCGATGTTATTCTGAGTGATTGTGTTGTTCTCGACTTTGTTGACTTTATTTGGACTCCCTGAATAGTCCGAAATGCCGTTGTAATTGGAGCGGAAAGAGTTTCCATTAATGATATGTCCTCCATAGTTTGCGGGATTAGGACCGTATCCATTGATATGAATTCCGTGTCCGCCGAAAACTCCTTCGATCGTATTATTCCCCACCTTTGCGGCATACGCGCGATACAATAAAACGGTTGTTGAATATACCGTGTTGTCGAACGGTTTTGGATTGGTTAACTTGAACCCTGCAATTTGACTATTGTTTCTCAGGACCAATGTTACATTGTTGTAACCGGAAGAATTGTCGACTCCGTTTCCCGAAATTAAAGTAACTCCTGTTTTAGGAGTGGTTCCCGGCGGCCCCGCATATAGGGAAGAGGAACCTCC is part of the Leptospira yasudae genome and encodes:
- a CDS encoding LA_2444/LA_4059 family outer membrane protein, translating into MQTRYANFTSQKEFLKFVLCFCLLSLAAESISAQSSEKNPSKENAKPSFELLLKRQTYEWIPYDFTSYTERPWTETSIKTDSAKQNQKVIVPFVFRYDHSEKKFRIEISAYEIELANANTIVTQAEAAGYETRRQYFNPMIRSEAEFNLFRIVEASENWRFFLGLGIRNINKYKYGYYLREGAYQEYFYTYGPQAAFRTDYRIAERFFLSFAFDLFYTEGNRFYKPTTTTLDSIVVSSGSSGVRGIYRGSEIDVSIAYQISESFKFYVGYSYIDSYFSYYGFNQTDLSFGNSQNSPFQTGTNGAFQIENGLRISHTIHSGSFDRLRGAYLGLSVNF
- a CDS encoding LIC10774 family surface protein, yielding MKQIYFFIAASLLSIGCVGENGESGKTSQMLLAIVNGKQSKIEVNQEQRSSESVITIPTIYVDSISGNDTTNSGTKAAPFRTITKAILASTTNNIKVIAVAPGTYSGAIGETFPITIPQDVNVYGDFNGKGLIGGSSSLYAGPPGTTPKTGVTLISGNGVDNSSGYNNVTLVLRNNSQIAGFKLTNPKPFDNTVYSTTVLLYRAYAAKVGNNTIEGVFGGHGIHINGYGPNPANYGGHIINGNSFRSNYNGISDYSGSPNKVNKVENNTITQNNIGIKSVYINLDLGQGTTGSVGGNTFSCNIHQDLELGAGVSGQTLYALSNAWDHMPPTTQTGYSGYGADIVNYNNATLVYYAGGTIASGACN